One Candidatus Zixiibacteriota bacterium DNA window includes the following coding sequences:
- the lpdA gene encoding dihydrolipoyl dehydrogenase, with protein sequence MSEQYDIAVLGGGPGGYVAAIRAAQLGARVACIEITRLGGVCLNWGCVPTKAMIASANLYKKILNADKWGIKVEGEVTVDLAAVMARKDKIVDGLVKGVEFLFKSHKINLIEGRGVLKSPGKIEVEKADRSKETINARNIIVATGSSPLNIPVFPFDGNGILSSNDMVSLDKIPESLLIIGAGVIGCEFGFLMSRLGCRVEMVEMMPHALPLEDESVCKLIQRELKKSKIKLHLSKKVASVERGPDGRMVSSIEDGPRIETEKVLVSIGRSFNTKNIGLEDIGVELNKNGSIKVDERMKTNVDGVSAIGDAAGKYLLAYTASAEGCIAAANCLGQNKKIDYTGVPSAIFTDPEVGSVGLKESQAIEMGREVKIGRFRFIALGKAQSENETEGEVKIVADAKTDKILGVHIVSAHATDLIHEGAVAVRHGLTVEQLGDSFHAHPVMAEAMLEALHDVHDLSIHTLPAKK encoded by the coding sequence ATGAGCGAACAATATGATATTGCAGTGCTGGGTGGTGGACCGGGTGGTTATGTTGCGGCTATTCGCGCCGCACAGCTCGGGGCCAGGGTCGCTTGCATTGAGATCACCAGACTCGGGGGCGTCTGTCTCAACTGGGGTTGTGTCCCGACAAAAGCGATGATAGCTTCCGCTAATCTCTATAAGAAGATATTGAACGCCGATAAATGGGGCATTAAGGTGGAAGGCGAAGTGACGGTCGATCTCGCTGCTGTCATGGCGCGGAAGGACAAAATCGTCGATGGGCTTGTCAAAGGTGTAGAGTTTCTATTCAAGAGCCACAAGATCAATCTCATCGAAGGTCGCGGTGTGCTGAAGTCTCCCGGTAAGATCGAAGTAGAGAAGGCCGACAGATCGAAGGAGACCATCAATGCCAGGAATATCATAGTGGCGACTGGTTCAAGCCCGCTGAATATCCCCGTATTCCCATTCGACGGCAACGGCATCCTGTCATCGAATGACATGGTCTCTCTGGACAAAATCCCCGAGTCACTTCTCATTATCGGTGCGGGCGTGATAGGATGCGAATTCGGGTTCCTGATGTCGCGCCTCGGCTGCAGAGTCGAAATGGTCGAGATGATGCCGCATGCGCTTCCGCTTGAAGATGAGAGCGTATGCAAACTGATCCAGCGAGAATTGAAGAAGTCAAAGATCAAGCTCCATCTTAGCAAGAAAGTGGCGTCTGTAGAACGAGGCCCCGACGGCAGGATGGTATCGTCAATTGAAGATGGCCCGAGGATAGAGACCGAGAAAGTGCTTGTGTCAATCGGCAGATCGTTTAACACAAAGAATATCGGGCTCGAAGATATCGGCGTGGAGCTCAACAAGAACGGCTCGATCAAAGTTGACGAGCGGATGAAGACCAATGTTGACGGTGTATCTGCGATTGGCGACGCCGCCGGCAAGTACCTGCTGGCGTATACCGCCTCTGCGGAGGGTTGCATCGCTGCCGCCAACTGTCTCGGCCAGAACAAGAAGATCGATTACACCGGCGTGCCGAGCGCAATCTTCACAGATCCTGAAGTCGGGTCGGTCGGTTTGAAGGAAAGCCAGGCGATTGAGATGGGGCGTGAGGTAAAAATCGGCAGATTCAGGTTCATCGCTCTCGGCAAGGCGCAATCTGAGAACGAGACAGAGGGTGAAGTCAAGATTGTCGCAGACGCGAAGACCGACAAGATTCTTGGCGTTCACATTGTCTCGGCCCATGCTACAGATTTGATTCATGAGGGCGCGGTTGCGGTCAGGCATGGGCTCACAGTCGAGCAACTCGGTGACAGTTTCCATGCGCATCCGGTCATGGCGGAAGCGATGCTGGAGGCGTTGCACGACGTACACGACCTATCGATACACACATTACCTGCTAAGAAGTAA
- a CDS encoding porin family protein: protein MRKSTVLLLAAFIVLLLSSQASAVRYSVGGFGGLVLPLGMDDVTSSSMIGFKARVAVLPSIGVEPNFTMNKLGKGEADVYGEMQERDGGDITSFGIDLVFGGIEGNLGLSVYGIAGLGSATWSREGLDDISKLSYFLGLGVEYGFSPMVSLDVKAKSLIMPNEEGTYKTLGISAGLNVYFGIAGGL from the coding sequence TTGCGCAAATCTACAGTTTTACTATTGGCAGCGTTTATCGTATTGCTGCTATCAAGTCAAGCTTCTGCTGTGCGCTATTCTGTCGGCGGATTCGGTGGTTTGGTCCTGCCGCTCGGGATGGATGATGTCACGTCGAGTTCGATGATTGGTTTCAAGGCAAGAGTTGCCGTACTGCCAAGCATTGGGGTCGAGCCGAATTTCACAATGAACAAACTCGGTAAAGGCGAGGCGGATGTTTACGGTGAAATGCAGGAGAGGGATGGCGGTGATATCACGTCTTTTGGTATCGATCTCGTCTTTGGCGGCATTGAAGGCAATCTTGGTCTCTCCGTGTATGGCATTGCCGGGCTTGGTTCGGCTACATGGTCAAGAGAAGGACTTGACGACATTTCGAAGTTAAGCTATTTCCTGGGACTCGGCGTCGAATACGGATTCAGCCCAATGGTGTCACTTGATGTCAAGGCCAAGTCTCTGATTATGCCCAACGAAGAGGGTACCTACAAGACTCTCGGCATCTCTGCTGGTCTCAATGTTTACTTCGGCATTGCAGGAGGTCTATAG
- a CDS encoding peptide deformylase, whose amino-acid sequence MAIKDILLLGNPLLQEISCAVQESDLNNLAEEVQDLQDTLRDFRERHGVGRAIAAPQIGVMKRIIYMQVDKPEILINPVISDMSREMIELWDDCMSFPELLVKVARHRSCLISYRNLSWDKVTLDLEDNLSELLQHECDHLDGILAVSRAIDGQSFALKSQANLLESS is encoded by the coding sequence ATGGCAATTAAAGACATCCTGCTTCTGGGCAATCCTCTGCTGCAAGAGATCTCTTGTGCAGTGCAGGAGAGCGATCTGAACAATCTCGCAGAAGAGGTGCAGGATCTCCAGGATACGCTTCGTGATTTCCGGGAGAGGCACGGCGTAGGAAGAGCGATTGCGGCTCCGCAGATTGGAGTGATGAAACGTATTATATACATGCAAGTCGACAAACCGGAAATCTTGATTAATCCGGTTATCAGCGACATGAGCAGAGAAATGATTGAACTTTGGGACGACTGCATGTCATTTCCGGAGTTACTTGTCAAAGTAGCGCGGCACAGGAGCTGTCTCATATCGTACAGAAATCTGTCATGGGACAAGGTGACGCTCGATCTGGAAGATAACCTGTCAGAGTTGCTTCAGCACGAGTGCGACCACCTCGACGGCATTCTCGCGGTGTCCAGAGCCATCGATGGTCAGTCTTTTGCACTTAAGAGTCAGGCAAACCTGCTCGAAAGCAGTTGA